Below is a genomic region from Elusimicrobiota bacterium.
CGCCCCCGGGCCGCGGGCACCGGTTGATAGACCACCTGCCCCTGGGCGTCGGACACCCGGTCGACCACGAAGGGCCGCCACACGGTGCCGCCGTTGGCCACCGCGGCGATGACCCCGGCCGCCTGGAGCGGCGTCGCCGTGACGAAACCTTGGCCGATGCAGAAATTCAAACTGTCGCCGTCGAACCAGCCGTCCCGCATCACGCGCTTTTTCCAGGCGCGGCCGGGGATGAGGCCCGAGGACTCCGTCGGCATGTCGATGCCGGACTTTTCCCCCAGGCCGAAGGCCCGGGCCATGGATTCCAGCGGGTCCGCGCCGAGCTTCAAGCCCAGGTTGTAGAAATAAAAATTGCAGGACCAGGCCACCGCGCCGAAGAAGTCCTGGCGCTTGTGCACCGACCAACAGGCGAATTCCTGCCGGCCGAGGCGGTAGACGCCGGTGCAGACGTAGGCGGTCTTCGTGTCCCAGTGAAGCTGGGTCAGGGCCGCCGCCGCGGTGACGATTTTAAACACCGACCCCGGCGGGTAGGTGCCCTGGAGCGCGCGGTTGAAAAGCGGCAGGGCCGGGTCGCCCAGATACGCCGCCAGCCCCTTGGAAAAATCGAAACCCGGCCGGCTGGCCAGGGCCAGCACCGCGCCGTTGCGCGGGTCCAGCACGACGGCCGCGCCCCGCCCCGTGGGCGAGCGCGAGAGGGCGTCCTCGGCCACGGTTTGAATCCGCCGGTCGAGGGTCAGCCGCACGTCGTTGCCGGGGTTGGAGGGAATCCGCCGGATGATCTGCACGTGGCGGCCGGCGGCGTCCGTTTCGAACTGCAGGCCGCCGTCCTCCCCCCGCAGAAGGTCGTCGTAAAACTTTTCCACGCCGGATTTGCCGATCAATTGCCCCAGGCGAAAGCCCCGGTTCCGCAGGCGCTCGAACTCCCCGGGGTCCACTTCGTCCACGTAGCCCAGCAGGTGGCTGGCCAGTTCGCCGTAGCGCGGGCGGCGCTGGGGTTCCACCACCACGTTCACGCCGGGGAGCAGCATCCGCCGCTC
It encodes:
- the mrdA gene encoding penicillin-binding protein 2, whose protein sequence is MINTDGSGFSRADDHRVAFLSGLATAVFALIVLRLFHLQIVRGPDMVRQAEQNRTQIVPLLAPRGLIEDRNGDVLVDNAPRFSLFYDFNAKAPVAMDQLAEDLTRWLPEQRAWVHRKMAEARRSGKMTRILADVPRGAALALMERRMLLPGVNVVVEPQRRPRYGELASHLLGYVDEVDPGEFERLRNRGFRLGQLIGKSGVEKFYDDLLRGEDGGLQFETDAAGRHVQIIRRIPSNPGNDVRLTLDRRIQTVAEDALSRSPTGRGAAVVLDPRNGAVLALASRPGFDFSKGLAAYLGDPALPLFNRALQGTYPPGSVFKIVTAAAALTQLHWDTKTAYVCTGVYRLGRQEFACWSVHKRQDFFGAVAWSCNFYFYNLGLKLGADPLESMARAFGLGEKSGIDMPTESSGLIPGRAWKKRVMRDGWFDGDSLNFCIGQGFVTATPLQAAGVIAAVANGGTVWRPFVVDRVSDAQGQVVYQPVPAARGRVQLTDEVWAVLHRALEGVVTTGSGRGVQRPDLVIGAKTGTAQNPHGEDHSWFTAYAGRPGEPASLALAVFVENGGRGSVAAGPVAREIINAAFPRGPK